The nucleotide sequence CGCCTCTCCAAAACGAGGTAGTTCTACCGTTGTTATTTCGACCGCCCGAGCTGAAAATTCCCTTGGTCAAAGATTTTTCGGGTTTATCCCGAGTAATCTCGTCCCTGGTGAGAATCGCCATGAAACGGCGGCCTGGTGATGTTGGTTTAAACTTCTTGAGTGGCATTATTGCCTCCCGATGTCTTATGCCGACTCGAAGAATTCAATATGATCGCCCTCTTTGAGAGTGACCACAGCTTTTTTCCAGGGCGGCCTTGAACCCATATGCCGACCAATTCGCACTCTCTTGCTTGGCATTGTCATCGTATTGACCTTGATAACGGTGACGCTGAACAACTCTTCAATAGCTGCTTTGATTTGAATCTTATTGGCGCGCCGATCCACATCAAAGACAACCTTATTCGACTCTTCGCTGCTCATTACGCTTTTTTCTGTTACGCAAGGCCGTTTAACTATCGAGGTATTTTCCATTTTTTATCCTGCCAATCTTTGGGCAATTGCCTCGATGGCGCCCTTTGTGCACAAAATATGCTCGTGCCACATGATATCGTATACGTTAAGTCCCTCGACCCGGAGTGGCTTGGCCGTGCGTACGTTCTTCACGGCAGTGAGGAAATTTGCCTGCTGCTCATTGCTTACCAAAAGTGTCTTGCCCGCGGCATCAAGGTTGTTGAGTGCATCGATTGCCGTCTTCGTCTTGGCCTCGGAGAACTGAAAATCCGCAATTACCTTAAGCTTTCCTTCTTTTAGCTTCAGGTTAAGTGCACTCATCAAAGCACCTCGACGCATTTTCTTGGGCATCCTCTGCTTATAGCTGCGCGGCTTAGGGCCAAAGGTTATACCACCACTACGCCAAATGGGGGATTTAACATCACCCGCGCGAGCGCGCCCAGTTCCCTTCTGACGCCAAGGCTTAGCGCCCGTCCCGCTTACTTCCTTGCGGGTTAAGGTTGAGTGCGTTCCGGCTCGCCGTTTGGCTAGCTGATACTTCACCATCTGATGAATCAGATGTAGCTTCACCTCGCCATTAAATACAGATTCGGGAAGTTCGATCTGCTCAACAACTTTTCCATCAAGGTCCAGTACGTCAACTTGAGACATATCTTCCTCAGCCTCCCCGCGCCGCGCGCTTTGAGGCCTTCAGGGGATTCAGGCTGCGCACCTGCTCCTTGGGGCCATCGAGGCCTCCACGCTGGCCCTTAACACTCTTGCGTAGGAAAACGAGACCACCAGGAGCTCCGGGAACGGAACCCCGGACAAAAATCAGATTGTCCTCGGGCACCAGGTCAACGAGTAACACACACTGTGTGGTCACGCGCTCATTGCCCATGTGGCCAGCCATCTTCTTTCCCTTGATAATGCGACCTGGATAAGCCGCGTTACCTACCGAACCTATTCCACGGTCGAACATACCGCCGTGGGAAGCGGGACCGCCAGAAAATCCGTGGCGTTTCATGGCTCCGGCAAATCCACGTCCCTTACTCGTTCCGGTAACGTCTATCCGATCACCTCGGTCAAAAGCTGTGGCATCTATTACGGAGCCAACCTCAAGCTCCTCGTCTCCCTCGCCAATTGGAACTTCCCTGATGTACCGGAAGGGCTGCGAACCCGCTTTTTTGAAGTGGCCCATCATGGCTTTCGAAACGCCCTTTTCTTTTTTCGGTGCGAATCCAATCTGTAACGCCTCGTAGCCATCTTTTTCAATTGACTTTTTCTGGAGTACGGTGCAAGGGCCCGCTTCCACCACAGTAACGGGTATCGTTCCCCCGTCAGGAGAAAATACGTGGGTCATGCCCAATTTTCGGCCCATAATAAAATCCATTGTTTCGTATCCCTGTCTAAAGCTTGATTTCGACGTCGACGCCAGCGGCCAACTCTAGTTTCATCAAGGCATCGACCGTCTGTTGGGTCGGGTCCATGATATCTACTAGGCGCTTATGCGTACGTGTTTCAAATTGCTCGCGGGACTTTTTATGCACGTGCGGTCCACGGAGCACCGTATATTTGCTAATCGTCGTAGGCAGAGGGATTGGTCCGACAAGAACCGCCCCAGTACGGCGTACCGTCTCGACAATCTCGGCCACCGACTGATCGAGCAGGCGGTGATCATAGGCTTTCAGGCGTATCCGAATCTTTTGATCCATCTTGCTCCCTACTGCCTCTCTCCCCTATGCGGGGGACTATTCGATCACCTCGGTAACGACCCCGGCACCTACTGTCCGGCCACCCTCGCGAATGGCGAAGCGAAGTTCTTTCTCCATTGCGATGGGCTGAATCAATACCACATCCATACCCACGTTGTCTCCCGGCATCACCATCTCGCGACCCTCGGGTAGTGTTACCGAGCCCGTCACGTCTGTTGTACGGAAATAAAACTGGGGACGGTAGCCATTGAAAAACGGGGTATGGCGACCACCCTCCTCTTTCGTCAATATGTACACCTCGCACTTGAACTTCGTGTGAGGCAGGATAGAGCCCGGCGCCGCAAGAACCTGGCCCCGCTCTATCTCATCTTTCTTCGTGCCGCGAAGCAAAACGCCTACGTTGTCGCCAGCTTGACCCTGGTCCAGAAGCTTGCGGAACATCTCAACCCCCGTCGCCACGGTCTTCTGCGTATCGTTGATCCCTACGATCTCTACGTCATCGCCTACGTTCACGATCCCGCGCTCTACACGACCCGTCGCAACCGTACCGCGACCCGAAATCGAGAATACGTCCTCAACCGGCATCAGGAACGGCTTATCTACATCGCGCTCTGGCTGAGGGATGTATGTATCTACCGCCGTCATCAGCTCATCGATGCTCTCCGTAGAGGTGCCCTCGAGGGCCTGAAGCGCCGAGCCTTTCACAAAGGGGATGTCGTCGCCTGGAAAATCGTAGTTCGAGAGAAGCTCCCGTACCTCCAACTCAACCAGATCCAGCAACTCCTCATCATCCACCATGTCTACTTTATTCATATACACAACGATGTTCGGAACCCCAACCTGCCGCGCCAGCAGTATGTGCTCGCGCGTCTGAGGCATCGGGCCGTCCGCAGCCGACACAACGAGAATCGCCCCGTCCATCTGAGCCGCTCCCGTTATCATGTTCTTCACGTAGTCTGCGTGTCCCGGGCAGTCAACGTGTGCGTAGTGACGGTTCGCCGTCTCGTACTCAACGTGCGCCGTCGCTATCGTGATACCACGCTCGCGCTCCTCAGGGGCTTTGTCGATCTCATCAAACGCGACCGCCTCGGCTCCGCCTGATTCCGCTAGATGCTTGGTTATCGCTGCCGTCAACGTTGTCTTCCCATGGTCAACGTGTCCGATCGTCCCTACGTTCACGTGCGGCTTTGTCCGTTCAAACTTCGCCTTAGCCATGGCAGAACTTCTCCTTTTCTTCTTCTTGTTTCGTATTCAGGCAATTTTGCCCGTATTTCTCACCGGACACCCGGCAAGCTTTATCAAGCAGTCTCTACAACCGCTCCCTGGACTCGGGCGATCAATTCCTCGGCCAAAGAAGCCGGCAATTGCTCGTACCGTCCGAACTGCATTGTATAAGTCGCTCTTCCCTGCGACATCGAACGCAGGTCAGTGGCATAACCAAACATCAGGGATAGGGGTACTGACGCTGTTACTACCTTCGCGCCCGCCCGATCTGACATTTCCTTGATACGGCCTCGACGGGAAGTTAAATCCCCCATCACATCACCCAGATAATCTGGAGGACAAATAGATTCCACATCCATTATTGGCTCAAGAAGTACAGGTTTGGCTTTTTTTACAGCATCTTTGAAAGCCATGGAACCGGCAATCTTAAATGCCATTTCTGAACTGTCCACTGCATGGAACGAGCCGTCATAAACAGTCGCCTCAATATCCACTACGGGATATCCAGCAATTACGCCCGAATCCAATGCCTCACGAACACCTTTTTCAACCGAGGAGATGTACTCACGAGGAATTGCTCCGCCAACGATTTTGTTGACAAAAACAAATCCACTTCCAGGCTCAAGAGGTTTAATCATGAGTTCGACATCGCCAAATTGGCCTCGTCCACCGGACTGGCGAACGAACCTAGATCTCGCATTCGACTCTACTCGAATCGTTTCGCGGAAGGCGACCTGTGGTTTACCTACGTTGGCAACAACACCAAATTCGCGGGTAAGCCGGTCAACTAAAATCTCCAGATGAAGCTCGCCCATCCCTGAAAGAATCGTCTGGCTAGTTTCCTCATCCGTCTTGACGATAAACGTCGGATCCTCGTCTGAGAGGCGTCCAAGCGCATTTCCGAGTTTGTCGTGATCCGCCTTCGTAGCGGGCTCGATGGCTATTGAAATAACAGGTTCGGGAAAATCAATCGATTCGAGAAGGATTGGATCTGAAGGGACGCAAAGTGTATTTCCTGTCTTTGTGCGGCGCAGGCCGATAGCAGCTACGATATCTCCGGCATGCGCCTCTTTTATTTCCTCACGTTTATTAGCATGCATCTGCAAAAGGCGCCCTACGCGTTCCTCTTTGCCAGTAACCATGTTCAAGACGGAAGATCCTGCTGCCAGAACACCGGAATAGACCCGGAGAAATATCAATTGGCCCACGAAAGAATCATTCATTACCTTGAAAGCGATAGCAGAAAAGGGCTCGTCGGTTGAGGGCTTTCGAATTGGCGCCACTTTACCAGCCTCAATTTCTTCTTCGGTCAACGTACCTTCTACCGGAGGCAGATTCAGCGGATTGGGCAGGTAATCTACAACAGCGTCAAGAAGAAGTTGAACACCTTTGTTTCTGAAAGCTGAGCCACAGAAAACCGGAACAGCCTCGCCCGACAGCGTGGCCTTCCGGATTACAGCTTTTACATCCTCAACGGGAATATCATCGCCGTTAAGGTAGCGCTCCATCAAAGCCTCATCGCACATCGATAGAGCCTCGAAAAGTTTCTCGCGCCATTCTGCTGCCAAATCTGCCATTTCAGCGGGAATATCGACGGTGCTAAAAGTCGTCCCCATGGGGTCATCGAAAACCCGCGCAGTGCCAGTCACCAAATCCACCATCCCCACGAAATCATCTTCCGTACCGATAGGCAGTTGAACCACCATGGGGTTCGAAGCGAGGCGCTCTTCAATCTGACTCACGACGCTATAAAAGTCCGCACCCATGCGGTCCATCTTGTTGACAAATACGATACGCGGAACGCCGTATTTCTCGGCCTGGCGCCATACAGTTTCGCTCTGGGGCTCAACACCCCCAACAGCACAGAAAACAGCTACAGCACCGTCAAGAACGCGTAGGCTGCGCTCTACCTCTGCCGTAAAGTCCACATGCCCCGGGGTGTCAATAATATTGATAATATGATCGTTCCACTCACACGTGGTAGCAGCGGAAGTGATTGTTATGCCTCTCTCTTGCTCCTGCTCCATCCAGTCCATGGTGGCGTTCCCATCATGAACCTCGCCCAGCTTATGGGTTCGACCCGTATAGAACAAAATACGTTCTGTGGTGGTCGTTTTCCCGGCATCGATGTGAGCCATGATACCGATGTTTCTAATTTTATCGAGAGGAGCTCTCTTTTCCACGACTTATCTTCCTTTATGCTTTACTACCAGCGGTAGTGAGCAAAGGCCTTATTGGCATCAGCCATACGATGGGTATTTTCTCTCTGTCGAACTGACCCACCAGTACTGTTAGCTGCATCCATGAGTTCGGCAGAAAGGCCAGCCTCAATCTTTTTGTCCCGACTTCGGGAGTTCTGAATAATCCATCTGATACTTAGTGCGGTCCGGCGATCCGGCCTGACTTCAATCGGAATCTGATAGGTCGCCCCACCGACTCGCCGAGGCCGAACCTCAAGAGCCGGCTTAACGTTCTCAACCGCACGCTTGAACACCTTGAGAGGATCTTCCTTCATTTTCTCTTCAATAATGTCCATCGCGTCGTAAAAAACTCTCTCGGCAAGCGATTTTTTGCCCTGAATCATCAACGAGTTGATGAACCGAGTTACCAGGCGATCCTTGAACTTCGGATCCGGTAAAACCACACGCTTAGTCGCTCTTTTCCGCCTTGCCATCAGGCGAAACCCTCCCTTTTAAACTGAGTTACCTAAAAAATAGGGGCTACTTCGGTCTTTTCGCTCCGTATTTTGATCTTCCGTTGCGACGGGCCTCGACACCAACGCTGTCGAGTGTCCCTCGCACTACATGGTAGCGAACTCCAGGAAGGTCCTTAACACGCCCGCCACGAATGAGCACAATGGAGTGCTCCTGTAGGTTGTGACCCTCGCCGGGAATATATGTTGTCACTTCCATCCCGTTTGTAAGTCGAACACGAGCCACCTTGCGGAGCGCGGAGTTGGGTTTCTTTGGCGTCGTAGTATAGACGCGCACACAAACTCCTCTTCTCTGAGGACAGGAGCGCAGGGCGGGGCTGCCTGACTTCTCACGGGTTTGCTTACGACCCTTTCGAATCAATTGACTTATTGTCGGCACAGCTCACTCCAAACAGTAAAAAAATTTCCAAAAAAAACCGCCTGAATGTCAGTTCAAGGCTCTAATGCCATAAAATCAAAATATCTAGCAAACAGGCCGTATGAACTCAATCAGGCGAAACACGCCTAATAACTTTAAATTCAATCACTAAGCACCATAGCATTACCAGGGAAAATCGCCCTGTTTCTGCTCAGGAAGCCGGGATTATAAAGAAACTCTAGCTCCTGTCAAGCCCAACAATTCACTATTCCTCAAGTCTTACAATTTACTTTTCTTCGGGTAATTTATATGACGAAATTTTCGCCTTTATTACTCCTCAGATGTTTCTTTTTCAACAACTGGAGCCGAGGGTGCGCTCACCGCCTCTTCTGTCGATTCTGCCTCTTCGACAGGCGATGAAGTTATCTCTACTACCTTCTCAACAACCTCCTCAACAACCTCCTCCTCCATCTCATCCACAGCGTCCGACATCAGTTGAGTATCATCCTGAGCGGGAGCAAGTTCCACTTCCGGTGAAAGCAATTCAACTTGTTGATACCTTTTATTACCAGTACCAGCGGGTATCAATCTCCCCATAATAACGTTTTCTTTGAGTCCCCTCAGGTGATCCACCTTTCCGGAAACTGAGGCCTGGGTCAGGACACGAGTCGTCTCCTGGAAGGAGGCAGCCGAAATGAAGCTATCAGTAGAAAGTGAAGCCCGGGTAATTCCAAGGAGAATTGGCCGTGCCGTCGCGGTAGTTCGACCTTCGTCGTCAGCTTCTTGATTGTGAGCCCTGAAAGACTCCCGCGTGACTTGCTCGCCAACGACAAATTCTGTCTCGCCAGGATCAGTAATCTCTAGGCGCCGGAGCATTTGCCGCACAATGACTTCAATATGCTTATCGTTGATCTGCACACCCTGAAGCCTATAGACCTCCTGGACCTCATTCACCAGATAGTTCTGGAGTTCCTTTTCGCCAAGAACAGCCAAAATGTCATGGGGATTAGCGGCACCATCCATCAAGGGCTCACCAGCTCGTACATAGTCGCCTTCTTGGACACTGACATGCTTACCACGCGGAATTAAATACTCACGTTCATCGCCCGTATCCGAAACCACTAACACTCGCCTCATGCCCCTGAGTGTCCCGGCAAATTTCACATTTCCGTTGATCTCGGAAATTATCGCGTTCTCCTTGGGTTGACGCGCCTCGAAAAGCTCCACCACACGTGGCAGACCACCAGTAATGTCCTTCGTTTTCGAAGTATCACGCGTGATTTTGAAAATCACAGTGCCAGGAGTGATCAGTTCGCCCTCAATTACGGAAATGTGCGCACCAGCCGGCAACGGATACATCGCAAGTTGCTCACCACCTTCGTCCGTGAGCACGGCTCTCGGCTGGCGCTTTTCATCAACG is from Nitrospinaceae bacterium and encodes:
- the rplW gene encoding 50S ribosomal protein L23, with amino-acid sequence MENTSIVKRPCVTEKSVMSSEESNKVVFDVDRRANKIQIKAAIEELFSVTVIKVNTMTMPSKRVRIGRHMGSRPPWKKAVVTLKEGDHIEFFESA
- the rplD gene encoding 50S ribosomal protein L4 is translated as MSQVDVLDLDGKVVEQIELPESVFNGEVKLHLIHQMVKYQLAKRRAGTHSTLTRKEVSGTGAKPWRQKGTGRARAGDVKSPIWRSGGITFGPKPRSYKQRMPKKMRRGALMSALNLKLKEGKLKVIADFQFSEAKTKTAIDALNNLDAAGKTLLVSNEQQANFLTAVKNVRTAKPLRVEGLNVYDIMWHEHILCTKGAIEAIAQRLAG
- the rplC gene encoding 50S ribosomal protein L3 codes for the protein MDFIMGRKLGMTHVFSPDGGTIPVTVVEAGPCTVLQKKSIEKDGYEALQIGFAPKKEKGVSKAMMGHFKKAGSQPFRYIREVPIGEGDEELEVGSVIDATAFDRGDRIDVTGTSKGRGFAGAMKRHGFSGGPASHGGMFDRGIGSVGNAAYPGRIIKGKKMAGHMGNERVTTQCVLLVDLVPEDNLIFVRGSVPGAPGGLVFLRKSVKGQRGGLDGPKEQVRSLNPLKASKRAARGG
- the rpsJ gene encoding 30S ribosomal protein S10 — translated: MDQKIRIRLKAYDHRLLDQSVAEIVETVRRTGAVLVGPIPLPTTISKYTVLRGPHVHKKSREQFETRTHKRLVDIMDPTQQTVDALMKLELAAGVDVEIKL
- the tuf gene encoding elongation factor Tu gives rise to the protein MAKAKFERTKPHVNVGTIGHVDHGKTTLTAAITKHLAESGGAEAVAFDEIDKAPEERERGITIATAHVEYETANRHYAHVDCPGHADYVKNMITGAAQMDGAILVVSAADGPMPQTREHILLARQVGVPNIVVYMNKVDMVDDEELLDLVELEVRELLSNYDFPGDDIPFVKGSALQALEGTSTESIDELMTAVDTYIPQPERDVDKPFLMPVEDVFSISGRGTVATGRVERGIVNVGDDVEIVGINDTQKTVATGVEMFRKLLDQGQAGDNVGVLLRGTKKDEIERGQVLAAPGSILPHTKFKCEVYILTKEEGGRHTPFFNGYRPQFYFRTTDVTGSVTLPEGREMVMPGDNVGMDVVLIQPIAMEKELRFAIREGGRTVGAGVVTEVIE
- the fusA gene encoding elongation factor G; this encodes MEKRAPLDKIRNIGIMAHIDAGKTTTTERILFYTGRTHKLGEVHDGNATMDWMEQEQERGITITSAATTCEWNDHIINIIDTPGHVDFTAEVERSLRVLDGAVAVFCAVGGVEPQSETVWRQAEKYGVPRIVFVNKMDRMGADFYSVVSQIEERLASNPMVVQLPIGTEDDFVGMVDLVTGTARVFDDPMGTTFSTVDIPAEMADLAAEWREKLFEALSMCDEALMERYLNGDDIPVEDVKAVIRKATLSGEAVPVFCGSAFRNKGVQLLLDAVVDYLPNPLNLPPVEGTLTEEEIEAGKVAPIRKPSTDEPFSAIAFKVMNDSFVGQLIFLRVYSGVLAAGSSVLNMVTGKEERVGRLLQMHANKREEIKEAHAGDIVAAIGLRRTKTGNTLCVPSDPILLESIDFPEPVISIAIEPATKADHDKLGNALGRLSDEDPTFIVKTDEETSQTILSGMGELHLEILVDRLTREFGVVANVGKPQVAFRETIRVESNARSRFVRQSGGRGQFGDVELMIKPLEPGSGFVFVNKIVGGAIPREYISSVEKGVREALDSGVIAGYPVVDIEATVYDGSFHAVDSSEMAFKIAGSMAFKDAVKKAKPVLLEPIMDVESICPPDYLGDVMGDLTSRRGRIKEMSDRAGAKVVTASVPLSLMFGYATDLRSMSQGRATYTMQFGRYEQLPASLAEELIARVQGAVVETA
- the rpsG gene encoding 30S ribosomal protein S7, whose product is MARRKRATKRVVLPDPKFKDRLVTRFINSLMIQGKKSLAERVFYDAMDIIEEKMKEDPLKVFKRAVENVKPALEVRPRRVGGATYQIPIEVRPDRRTALSIRWIIQNSRSRDKKIEAGLSAELMDAANSTGGSVRQRENTHRMADANKAFAHYRW
- a CDS encoding 30S ribosomal protein S12, producing the protein MPTISQLIRKGRKQTREKSGSPALRSCPQRRGVCVRVYTTTPKKPNSALRKVARVRLTNGMEVTTYIPGEGHNLQEHSIVLIRGGRVKDLPGVRYHVVRGTLDSVGVEARRNGRSKYGAKRPK